From the Prunus dulcis chromosome 4, ALMONDv2, whole genome shotgun sequence genome, one window contains:
- the LOC117625951 gene encoding 9-cis-epoxycarotenoid dioxygenase NCED2, chloroplastic, with protein MAALGKAPNSNSWATSTAQMPHTLLSSSSSSLVDPMGFPKRSISLRKTHPKAATRRTTSIHCALQSPSVLHFPNQPYNQPIITKEATSPKPNNSTRHHHQPPQWNLLQKGAAMAIDMLEGALVSRERQNPLPKTSDPRVQIAGNYAPVPEQPVRHSLPITGTIPECINGVYVRNGANPLFEPVAGHHLFDGDGMVHAVTIDSGSASYACRFTETQRLVQEREFGRPVFPKAIGELHGHSGIARLLLFYARGVLGLVDKNHGTGVANAGLVYHNGRLLAMSEDDLPYQVRVKKSGDLETVGRYDFNSQLGSTMIAHPKVDPESGSLFALSYDVVQKPYLKYFQVSPDGTKSPDVEIPLAGPTMMHDFAITENYVVIPDQQVVFKLQEMITGGSPVIYDKDKMSRFGILKKNAKNADDLVWVDSPDTFCFHLWNAWEETESDEVVVIGSCMTPPDSIFNECDESLKSVLSEIRLNLKTGESTRRAILSESEHVNLEAGMVNRNRLGRKTRFAYLAIAEPWPKVSGFAKVDVSTGEVKKFIYGDKKYGGEPFFVPNTELGSSEDDGYIMTFVHDEKTWKSELQIVNAVNLKLEATVKLPSRVPYGFHGTFIESKDLANQA; from the coding sequence ATGGCTGCTCTTGGAAAAGCACCCAACTCTAATAGTTGGGCTACCTCTACAGCCCAAATGCCTCACactctcctctcttcctcctcttcttctctagTGGATCCTATGGGCTTCCCAAAAAGGTCCATCTCCTTGAGAAAAACACACCCCAAAGCAGCAACTCGCAGAACCACCAGCATTCACTGTGCTTTACAATCTCCCTCGGTTCTTCACTTCCCAAACCAACCTTATAATCAACCAATTATTACCAAGGAAGCCACTTCTCCAAAACCCAACAACAGCACCCGCCATCATCACCAACCTCCACAGTGGAATTTACTACAGAAAGGGGCAGCCATGGCCATAGACATGCTCGAAGGCGCCTTGGTCTCCCGCGAGCGCCAAAACCCACTTCCCAAAACCTCTGACCCACGAGTCCAAATCGCCGGAAACTACGCTCCAGTGCCGGAGCAACCTGTCCGCCACTCCCTACCCATAACCGGCACCATCCCAGAATGCATTAACGGCGTCTACGTCCGTAACGGCGCCAACCCTTTATTTGAGCCTGTCGCCGGCCACCACTTGTTCGACGGTGACGGCATGGTGCACGCCGTCACCATAGACTCCGGGTCGGCCAGTTACGCCTGCCGGTTCACCGAAACCCAGAGACTAGTCCAAGAACGCGAGTTCGGGCGACCCGTTTTCCCCAAGGCCATCGGCGAGCTCCACGGACACTCCGGCATCGCCCGCCTCCTCTTATTTTACGCACGTGGGGTTTTAGGCCTCGTCGACAAAAACCACGGCACTGGCGTCGCGAACGCCGGTCTGGTCTATCACAACGGCCGGCTGCTGGCCATGTCGGAGGACGACTTGCCGTACCAGGTGCGAGTCAAGAAATCCGGCGACCTCGAAACGGTCGGTCGTTACGATTTCAACAGCCAGCTAGGGTCCACAATGATCGCCCACCCGAAGGTCGACCCGGAATCCGGCTCCCTCTTCGCCCTCAGCTACGACGTCGTTCAGAAACCGTATCTCAAGTACTTCCAAGTCTCTCCAGACGGCACAAAATCCCCAGACGTCGAAATCCCCCTAGCGGGGCCCACCATGATGCACGACTTTGCGATCACAGAAAATTACGTGGTAATCCCGGACCAGCAGGTGGTGTTCAAGCTGCAGGAGATGATCACGGGAGGCTCCCCCGTGATCTATGACAAGGACAAGATGTCGAGATTCGGAATTCTCAAGAAGAATGCCAAAAACGCTGACGACCTGGTGTGGGTGGACTCCCCCGACACGTTCTGCTTCCACCTGTGGAACGCGTGGGAGGAGACCGAGTCAGACGAGGTTGTCGTGATCGGGTCCTGCATGACGCCGCCGGACTCCATCTTCAACGAATGCGACGAGAGCCTCAAGAGCGTGCTGTCCGAAATCAGGCTCAATTTGAAAACCGGCGAGTCGACACGGAGGGCGATTCTGTCGGAATCGGAGCATGTGAATTTGGAGGCGGGAATGGTGAACCGGAACAGGCTCGGGAGGAAAACCCGGTTCGCGTACCTCGCAATTGCGGAGCCGTGGCCGAAAGTGTCGGGCTTCGCGAAGGTGGATGTTTCTACCGGagaggtaaaaaaatttatatacgGTGATAAAAAGTACGGCGGCGAGCCGTTTTTTGTCCCGAATACGGAATTGGGTTCATCGGAGGACGACGGGTACATAATGACTTTTGTGCACGatgaaaaaacttggaaatCGGAGCTCCAGATTGTGAATGCGGTAAATTTGAAACTGGAAGCGACGGTGAAATTACCATCAAGGGTCCCGTACGGATTTCATGGGACGTTTATAGAATCAAAGGACTTGGCAAATCAGGCATAG